One genomic window of Bacillota bacterium includes the following:
- a CDS encoding FAD-binding protein — MEEVVGAGNLLAAGGEPLLYGYDATVVRGLPSAVARPASTEEVAAVLRLCQRERVPVVPRGAGTGLSGGAVPVRGGLVLDLGRMNRIRRIDRRDLYAEVEAGVNTQRFQEAVQAAGLFFPPDPSSAVASTLGGNLAENAGGPRAFKYGVFRDYTLGLTVVLADGTVLRTGGRTVKNVSGYDLTRLFVGSEGTLGVITEALLKLIPPPEARRTLTAAFPRLEEAAEAVSDTIAAGLRPSALELMDDASIRVVEEYLHLGLPLDAEALLLVEVDGPAAAVEGEAEAVAALCRRHGARRLRLARDEAEAAELWRARKAISPAVARIKPTKISEDATVPPSRIPEMVRRLKAIGERYGVTLVVFGHAGDGNLHPNILCDARDPEEMERVWRAVAEIFRVTLELGGTLSGEHGIGVLKAPFLGWEHGEEGVRVMKALKAALDPLGLLNPGKIFPDQAPPWPVPLPPGPAGAAADEAGRGGESA; from the coding sequence CTGGAGGAAGTGGTGGGCGCCGGCAACCTCCTGGCGGCGGGCGGCGAGCCTCTCCTCTACGGCTACGACGCCACCGTGGTGCGCGGCCTTCCCTCAGCGGTGGCCCGGCCGGCCTCCACGGAGGAGGTGGCGGCGGTCCTCCGTCTCTGCCAGCGCGAGCGTGTGCCCGTCGTCCCGCGCGGCGCCGGCACCGGCCTCTCGGGCGGGGCGGTGCCCGTGCGCGGCGGCCTGGTGCTGGATCTGGGCCGGATGAACCGGATCCGGCGCATCGACCGCCGCGACCTCTACGCCGAGGTGGAGGCCGGCGTCAACACGCAGCGCTTCCAGGAGGCGGTCCAGGCGGCGGGCCTCTTCTTCCCGCCGGACCCCTCCAGCGCCGTCGCCTCCACCCTGGGCGGCAACCTGGCGGAGAACGCCGGCGGGCCGCGCGCCTTCAAGTACGGCGTCTTCCGCGACTACACCCTGGGCCTGACGGTCGTCCTGGCCGACGGCACCGTCCTGCGCACCGGCGGCCGGACCGTCAAGAACGTGAGCGGCTACGACCTGACGCGCCTCTTCGTCGGCTCCGAGGGGACGCTGGGCGTCATCACCGAGGCGCTCCTCAAGCTGATCCCGCCGCCCGAGGCGCGGAGGACGCTGACCGCCGCCTTCCCCCGCCTGGAGGAGGCGGCCGAGGCGGTCAGCGACACCATCGCCGCCGGCCTCCGCCCCTCGGCGCTGGAGCTGATGGACGACGCCTCCATCCGCGTGGTGGAGGAGTACCTCCACCTGGGCCTCCCCCTGGACGCGGAGGCGCTCCTGCTGGTGGAGGTGGACGGCCCCGCCGCGGCGGTGGAGGGCGAGGCGGAGGCGGTGGCCGCGCTCTGCCGGCGGCACGGCGCCCGGCGGCTCCGCCTGGCGCGCGACGAGGCCGAGGCGGCCGAGCTCTGGCGGGCGCGCAAGGCGATCTCGCCGGCGGTGGCGCGCATCAAGCCGACCAAGATCTCCGAGGACGCCACCGTCCCGCCCAGCCGCATCCCGGAGATGGTCCGCCGCCTGAAGGCCATCGGCGAGCGCTACGGCGTCACCCTGGTGGTCTTCGGCCACGCCGGCGACGGCAACCTCCACCCCAACATCCTCTGCGACGCCCGCGACCCGGAAGAGATGGAGCGCGTCTGGCGCGCCGTGGCCGAGATCTTCCGGGTGACGCTGGAGCTGGGCGGCACGCTGAGCGGCGAGCACGGCATCGGCGTCCTCAAGGCGCCCTTCCTGGGCTGGGAGCACGGCGAGGAAGGGGTGCGCGTCATGAAGGCGCTGAAGGCGGCCCTGGATCCGCTGGGGCTGCTCAACCCGGGAAAGATCTTCCCCGACCAGGCGCCTCCCTGGCCGGTCCCCCTGCCGCCGGGGCCGGCCGGCGCTGCGGCGGACGAGGCGGGGAGGGGAGGCGAGAGCGCGTGA